One Burkholderia sp. WP9 genomic window, GCCAAGGTCTGGCTCCAATTTGAACAGTCCATTGCTCCGTACCCGTCGTATCCATTCCGGCTGCAGGACCTTGATGTGGCCTTGCTTGCAGGCTTTGTCGAAGCGCGCTCGAAGCAATGCGTTGATGTTGAGCTGCTTCTCCTGGAAATCACCTGCATCAGGATGGTGCTGCTGGAATCCGGTTTCCTCCACAACCAGCTAACTGGACTCAGTGTTCGCGTCAAACGTCATCGGCTTGCCAATGATGAGAATGGTAAGTATCGGTTCGCAAAAACGCTTTGTATTTGACGGCGGTCTCAAAGGTGAAGCGCAACAGCGGGTAATGAATGGAAGCTGAGATTATCGCAGCGGTTGCAAGCATACGTTCGAAGACCTCGAATGGCGAATCAAATGCATGGGTAGCGCGAGGGCGGCAGTTGGGGCTGTCGGCGATGGCATCGAGTTCGTCCTGACTGTAGATCGAGAGGTGAAGTGCCCTTCGGCAGATACTGCCGCAGCAGCCCGTTGGTGTTCTCGCAGGTACAGCGTTGCCATGGACTGTGGGGATCGCAGAAGTACACGCACACGCCGGTGGCGGCGCTAAGCACCTGATGCCGGGTCATTTCCTACCCTGGTCGTAGGTTAAGCTCTGGCGCAGTGGGGCGGCGATCGAATTCAGTTTGGCAGTGAAGCCCGCCAGTGCCGAGGCGGCGGTGGCGTCTTCCATATTCACCAGCAGCACCAGGCGACTTGTGCGCTCAACCAGCACGTCGACGGAAGACTGGTTGCCGGCGCCCTTGATGAAGTCGCCTTCCCAGTGACCGGGCATCATCCGGTCCCCGACCTCAGGCGGGCGCACATGGATGCTCACCGTGTCGGGGATCTGGCCGCGCCAGTCAGTGCCACGCTTGCGTGACATACGCGTGCTGTGGCCGTGGCGCAGACAGGCTGTCAGCTGGAGGCGCAGTTCACCGCGTGGCTGGGCATACATGGCGGTGTAGATGGTCTCGTGCGAGACGTGCTGGGTCGGATCGTTGGACCACATGCGCTTGAGGGTACCTGAGATCTGCTGGGGCAACCACTTCCATTCCAGCAGGGTGAGTACGACGCGCCACGACACGCTTTGAGGGTGCAGCTTGGAACATGGGCGCGTAGCCTCACGCCGGCTCGCGCTGAGCGACTGTGCCGGCGCAGACGCATAGCGCACGGCAGAACACACGTGTTTCTGGTCAGCTCGCGGCTCACAGTTGATAGTGCGCGCCCGAGTGTTCGGGCCATGGCCCGAACACTCGAACCCTGCCGCTTCATACTTGCAACGGTCATGCGCTTTTCAGGCTGAAGCCGTTGGTACGTTCTTCTTTTTTGCACGTACGCACCTTCCACGAGGAAGGTGTTGCACTTCAGATTTGATCGAGCCCTCGAATTTGAAGAACTAGAGTCGTTCCATAGTCGCGAATATAATTTGATCTACGAACACTGGTAACGACATAGGACACGGACGCCACTGCGGTTTCTTGATACACGTGCATTTGGTCTTTGTCACCAAGTACAGGCGTGGCGTCTTCACGAAAGATATCCTCGACGATATGCGCGTTGTGTTTGCGAGCGTGTCCACCGCCGTCGAGGCCGAGCTAGTCGAGTTCGACGGCGAACACGACCATGTGAACCTGCTGGTGAACTATCCACCCAAGGTCGCCGTATCGGCGCTGGTGAACAGCCTGAGGGGCGTTTCGAGCCGCATGCTCCGAAAGAAGAACTACCCGAGCATCCGGCGCAAATTGTCAGGAGGTGCGCTTTGGTCACCATCCTTTTCGAAGGTAGCTGGGAAGGCGCTCCCATTGCAGTGATCCGTCAATACATCGAGCAACAGCGAACGCCGCACTGAGCACTCCAAAGGACGGCTATGCCGTCCGCGCTATCTTTCCCCGCCCTGAAGGGGCGAGGTTTGACGCGCACTAGATCAACGGCCGCCCCGCTGAAGACCAGCCTCGACCGGCTTATTAACGTATGATAGCCCCGCAATCGGACCGTAATCTAATGACGGGCCTGGCTGTGTTCAGGTAGGTTCACAACAATCGATTTGGACTACTTGAAAATGAAAAACTCCGACAGGTAGTCGCATCGGAAGGCTCCGTGACTGCTTCTGACAATGCCGCTCGCGTCGTCCCTCGATTACCGTTGATTGCCAGGAGCCGAAAGCAATATACTTCTCGACTGATCATTTCGATCAAGCCTTGCGAGCGGGTGCCCCTCACAGCGAGGCTTTCGAAAATAGAGAATGCGCACTGTTTGTCATGCTTTGCATTCGATGAAAGCCGGAAATATCCTCGAACCCGATATGACTTCCCTCAGAATTCTCGAGTATGAGGTGGCGAATATGAAAACCGCGGCCTGGCAATGCTTGCATACGAAAGAACCGGCGCGCATGCCAAGCCCTCCTGTTTCGCAACAATTTCCTGACGACTGGTTGTCCTTTGCTGACCACATTCGCGCAGCCATGCTTATCTCCTTCGGTTTCGAACGCGCCTGTCTTGAAAAACGCACGATAATTTTAAGTCCCTTCGCTGGTCGTCGCTCAAATCAATTCCGAGCCTAATGTAACCTTCTGAATGCCGGAGGCTAACGGCATTTGTGTTGCACTTCTGTCCTCATCCATTACCTCTTACCCCGGTGAGTATGGTGCACGATGTGGACAAGCACCGCTGCGGCATGCGAGGCATTGCCGCCGGAGGGCTGCCCCACTGCATGACCGGACATTGCGCGCCAGAAGCATCGAGCCGCGCCTGTACCGCCTGTCACAAACACGAAGAATCAACCACCGTCATCAGCTGATGAGCGCAAAATAGCCGATCCCGGAGAAGATGAGCACACTTGCGCCCGATGATGCTTCGCATCCTGATATCAGCTTAAGTTGGTGCACATGCGACCGCGATTGCCTGATGTTTCGCGCCCGCACCAAATGAATTCGAGCAACGGAGCGTTCAGCCACGGGGGAAAAGCACAGTATGGGCGAGCTCGTCGATTGCCTGCCGGGATCGCGGACGTCAAAGGTGTCGTCATCAGAATAACGGGCTTCGTAGCCGCGAACCTGGGGATGCCAGTCTCAGGCGCATCGCAGCCGCGAGTAACCATCTAGCGGCATTACTGCGGATGAGCCGCACCCGAAGTGCGGCTCTACTGACAGCCATCTGTTTGGCGACAACATACACACTGAACTTATGGGGAACTGCGACAATCAGCGCGTGATAGCCCAACGAGGACGACTATTCTTAAAGGCTATCGACGCCAAAGCTCCGATGCCCGACAATGAACAATACTACCGCCAATAAAAGAAGTATGACGGGCTCAAGAAGGGATGCCCAGTTCAAACGGTCGGCGGTTACCATTTCAAAGCATGCGCCAACTACCGCAAGCGCGCTGAGCGTATGTGCGAAACGACCGTTAAGTTTCCGCTGCCCGGCTGTCGGCGAAACCGGCCGCTCAACACCAGAAGAACGTTTCTTACGGGAAGCGGCATCGAAGTTAATGAAATAGCCGCCCTCCCGATCATGCTCCACCGGGAATCGAACGCTGCCGCATTCCGCCATGAACGATTTACGCTGATCGGATTGATCGAGAATTTCCATAAGAGATGACAAACGCGGCGGCAGAGTTACCTCAGCTGATTCGCGATCTAACAGGACGCGATCGGTAAGAACAGTCCCTCCTTCGTAGCACAGTTCAACAACGACTATTTCCATGAACCACTCCATGATGAAAATTAGTTTAATGACCGGGTCCGAAAACCCGATCAGCCGACGACGCTTCACAACACAAGAAAGACGCTGCTCCATAGAGAACGCTGTCGCGTTCCGGACCCTTACGAGATCATGAGTAATGGTCCCAGCGGGGAGAAAAAAGGGGGCGCCGAGAGGCACCTTCGCATAGGAGGCTTAGGAAGCAAGGACGACGCCCCATGGAAGGGTTCCGCTCGTTCCGGGTCGATGCGTTAGAAAACGCGGGGTGTGCAAGAAATATAGCCTCCTCCATGTCATTCATCGGGTGGAAAGCTGCGAAAAAGAGGGCGCCTTTCCCCGCGCAACGAGACAGCAGATGTCGTCGAGAGCGTGCTTGTGCTAGCTAGGATCCGCACCCGTCGGCAGACGCGTAGCCCGATGAAAAGCGTACCTGCCGATCAACGCCGCCGGATTCACGATACGGCCTCCGATACCGGTGCGCCCCTGGTTGTCGCTCACAACGCGTTTTCCCTCGCCATTTGGCTTTGTTGGCACCGCTGTGCATGCATCAACGGTTCCCCCAGTCCGCGCAGCGCCATTGCAAATGTGCGGCGATCATCCTGGAGTCGAGATGTCGAAAGTGACTGTCGCGGAAGCGGTTCAAGCGTGTGCGCATAAAATGGTGCAGCTCGGAACCTTGCAGGATTGTTTCCGGCAACGTGGGGTCAAGCGCGCAATTCTGGTCAGCAAATACGGCGATGCACCCAACCGGACAGCTGTATTCGCCGAGTATCGGCCGCAGGTGTCGCAGAGCCGGCTTTGCCCGTCGCAACGGAGAAGTTTTAACGCAGACGACGCCAGAGTTTTCACGCACGAGAAGTTCGTTTTCGTTCATCGAGCGCTTTACAGTTCCGATCCAATCGTACTGGTCGATGACGAACACTCCGAAGGGAGAGACAGCAAGACAATCTACCCAGGTCACCGGATTGAGCGTGCCCGGTGCGTGCTCCAGTACTACTCCGCGGCGTACAACGAATGCACCGTCAGACATTGCCTTCAGTGTCGACGCAACCTGTTTTGCTAACGGCAAACACAAACGACGTCGATGCGCGATCCACCCATCGCGGTTGCCACCCAATTTTTTCGGATTTTTCATCAGATCTCGATAGCAGGAAGCGTCATTTGAGGCATCCTGTGCCGAGAGAGAAAGCAAGGCCTTAACATGTTCCATTTTTCTCCTTTCGTTGACTGCAGAGCGTCGGCCAAAAGTTCACCTCCGGCCTGCGTGTATGCCATACATGTCTCATTAGTATTGCAAACGTATTGACTGAAGCGCGTGGGACAATGTGTGCCGTACGTTCGATTTGTGCAGAACAGCCCGCCTGATACGATCTACTCCACCTCCATCTGCGATCATGGTCACACGCGTCGATGAAGTAGCGAACCAAAGTCTCCAGGTGCTGCAATCCTGAGGTTGTCCATCAGGTCGTGGACTTCGAAGGTTGGCGAGTTCGCACGGTCGATTGACCGACCGCTGGCATAAGTCACATCGCTGAGTAGAACAAGTTTCAGTAACTTCAGCATGCCATGTGCAGTCGGAAGTCAAGGCAACGCTGCGGTAAAAGGAAGCAACTGAAGCGCGGTCTTCATCAGCCTTGTTATCTGCCACGGGGCAGCAGCCGTTAGCGTTTAATCCGTGACGAGCGGCAGCGTGAATGTGGACCCAACGAAGGATAGGAATGTGCCGCCTGTGAAGCAGGCAGGATTGGGGCAGATCGACGCGGAGACCGCAGCCAGGGCGGTGTTTTGAGAACACAGCTCCAATGAAGACGCCATACCTTCGACTGCACAAAGCTGCCAGAGGAAAGGTCGTCAACTATTCCGCATTCGGATTGCGCGCACGCGCTGTCGCACCCTTGAGACCAGGGGCGATCAAAGCCTGGAATGCGCTTTTGATACGCGGGAACTCTGCGCCTTCTTGAAGCCGGGATGATTGTGCAGGAAGCGGGCCAACTCGATAGCCCCGGGACTCACGGTAAGTTTCTTCACAACGCTGCGAATTGCGATCTCCAATTCGCGACGGTATCGGAAGAGGAATTCTGCGTGGTCGCACTCAATAATGAGTCGCTTTGTTCCCCTGCCCTTCCTGATGCGCACACGAGAAAAGTCTGATGGCTGGACGTTCTCGCCGTTAAACTCCCGAAGAACGGTTTCGGCGGTGGCCCCTTTCACTTCAGACCTTACACCTCTCGCTCGCTGCAGTAGCGCTTCTCTGCCCCACTCTTTGTCAAGCGCAAGGAGTTTCCTTCCGACGGCGAAAGTCAGTTCAGTCTCGCTGAAAAGAGCCGGTAGACTGTCCCTGAGCGCTTTGATGTACACGGCGTCGCGTATGTTCTTTCGGGAAATATTGAGCGCACGGGAGCAACCGCTGTAACTGGTCCATTCCCCTCTGGTAACACCGAGATGATATCGGTCGGAGATGGTCCTGGGTAAGTCTAGCGTCCTTTTCAGGATTCGATTCTCAGACTCGCGGGGCCAGGGCAATGCTCGCTTCGACGCGGACACTTGTCCTTTTACCATCGCAAGCACCGCCCTGCCTGAAAACTTGCTGCCAGCGGCAACATGCTGCCCAATTCGCTGACCCACGATTTCAAGGCCATCTCGCGCTATAACCTCGCGTATAACGCGCACCGAATAAGGGGTTATCTCAGCAGGCCTTTCGAACAACTCCATCAGCCCGTCTGGCAATACATCCAACTTAAGCGCCAACGACAGTTCCGCCCGACTGACGCCCAGCGCGTTCAACGCGCCCGCCTGCGTCGTCCAATTTCCCTCAGCGAGTCCCTTTTCATAGAGAAACGCAATAAGGTAGCAACTGCGTTTTTTGACTGGTCGAAGCAGTCCATTATGGGTCATAGTCCTATCTCACACTTGGCCTGGTACCGCAGTCTTCCGCAGCCACAGTATTAACGATACGCGACTCTGCGCGCGAATGACGACGGAATGGAGTGCAAAAACGTATCGCTTTCGAAAAAAAAGGACAATAAGCGGCTATAAAGAATCGTCACGCATTCACGCGCGTCCCGGGCGCAGGCACGACCTGCGGGCGGCGATGAACGGCGCTGCCCGCCTGTCACGCGAAGGGATCACGCGTCTGGACCTCATCCCGAAACCGCCGAATAGATTTTTTTGACGGCGCTA contains:
- a CDS encoding nuclease-related domain-containing protein; translated protein: MEHVKALLSLSAQDASNDASCYRDLMKNPKKLGGNRDGWIAHRRRLCLPLAKQVASTLKAMSDGAFVVRRGVVLEHAPGTLNPVTWVDCLAVSPFGVFVIDQYDWIGTVKRSMNENELLVRENSGVVCVKTSPLRRAKPALRHLRPILGEYSCPVGCIAVFADQNCALDPTLPETILQGSELHHFMRTRLNRFRDSHFRHLDSRMIAAHLQWRCADWGNR